From the genome of Ptychodera flava strain L36383 chromosome 13, AS_Pfla_20210202, whole genome shotgun sequence:
TTGATGCAGCAAAATGCATCACCGAAAATTTGCTAAACTGTCAGCCACTGGCTGGCAATGACGTCATgccaagagaaaaaaaaatcacatttcttcaACCCGCGGTAAATTTAGGGACCGTCGTCGATCCCGTCGTAAttaaagctgacgcacgacaaacgtacttctttcgtttagggggagggggtaaaagctcatttcgttttgtgtgcgtcaaaatcgcataaggattttctattgttttcgaagtgcgactttgtagcgagaacgcaaaactaccttcgcgttcatcgagaacagaatgaccacaaaataccacagtcccctgtggtctattccgctctgcgtctatgcgcccaatagacgtgtgtacatatgcccggtttttctcaggcatatgtacacacgtctatggggcgcatagacgcagagcggaatagaccacagggggctgtacaaaatacggagacagaaaagacaacgaaaagacatgaatgtgaaataaaaacttgtatgcattttcaacttcaaaatatatgtgaaacatttttcttacgtgcgaaatacattaaaaatgttctgtatgaaaaagttaaacgcgttaagtggaggtttattagttaatgtgcccttccggtatttcttcatgggcgtgcggatcggAGATGTGCGTGTGGgtttgatttcgcataagaacttttgttttgaggggggagggggtttcaagtaaaacgaaggaattacgtttcttgtgcatcagcttttattatcgacggcccgtTAATTATTGTATTCTAAAATTTACACGCAAAGTGATCTTACCATGTTTAATTTCATGCCGAGCAAGTCACAGACTCGAgcatttctcgagggtctatgggcaAGTCGAGCAAGTCCAcgaaatgatatatatatatatatatatatatatatatatatatatatatatatatatatatatatatatatatatatatatatatatacccgtTAATGCTTTTCGGCGACCTTGTGACTGATCTGTGATGACTATGCACTTTTTCATAGTGTTATTTAATTAAATTTCATTGTGTTAATTTCGGCGATGTCAAACTTTaaagggaagttcaccaagactGATTTCGACGTATGGTCGTTTTGGAGTTGCCATTTTCGTCTTTTATAACTcgcgcaatttttttttacaaaaatggataaaaatagtatatatatatatatatatatatatatatatatatatatatatatatatatatatatatatatttatatacatatatgtacacacacatatatggcGTATATGACATGTATTATGGAAAAGCCCAATAATGATTTgattaattaattttaattatttatacACCAAAATGTAATTTGTCATCCGTATACGATAGGTGGATTTAATTCTATtaatttacacagattgcaACTTAATTAATTCAACATCTAATGTGAACTGTTCTCACTTTTACGTTTGTGTACCAGGAATGTCTATCAGTCCGATTGGTAGAGAGTTTGcgacatttatattttcagacCACGATGATACTGATAAGAACGGCAATTGAATTGCTTACACTGGTTTATTTCAACACAGGTGTTTGTCAAAATCAACAACTAACAAGGTCAGTTCCACCTTAAATTACACCGCTACTTGCTATGCATCTGCATCGTCCGAGTCAAATAAACCAAAGGAAATGGCAAAGTTATTTCAAAGTTGTTTCAAATCGCTCTCTAACCGAAAAAGGCTCGAGATATGTAACGCACAACCATtccaatatttatttatttcttctgaTTATTAAGTAGAGACGCAACTACGTTTTAAGATTCAAAGCCTGCTGCTGAATAAATGGCCAATTTTATTTGTGTGTAAAATCAAGCTTTAGAAGCGCATCCGAAACCTCTTCCCGGTGACATCAGTTGCTgttcaaacatttcaaataaGTCAAGTAAACACCATCGACTTTCTTCCACACGACGAGATATTTCCCCCCTTTCCCCGGTGAACCATCTTCTTTGAAACGCACGTACTGTCCACTCTCAAAGGCTGTATCTCCATCGATGATACCGCCAACCTCATCAGTCGTGACTTTGAGCGTGGCCCATCCTGCTGCCTTCCCCGCATTCACCGCGTCTATGACATCTAGAGAAGTAACGGAAAGTTCACGTTGTAAGTGTATCGGCATTCGCCTCAAGACcgttcatacatgtatgtcttgtGCGTTACAGTGTTGTGCGCACTCCAAGCAGTCACGGTCGCTTCTGGCGCCCTAAAATATGCTAACTACACCGCTAGAACTTGCGAATTTTGGCGATCTGCGATTTCATATGTCGTTAATTGCTATAACAGAAATACGCACCCAGAAATTGAATGACGTta
Proteins encoded in this window:
- the LOC139147676 gene encoding uncharacterized protein; the encoded protein is MGDNSLRAAIVAQETKLEELYNAGDAKGVSELFTEDCQFMNPGTKLIVGRQNVIDAVNAGKAAGWATLKVTTDEVGGIIDGDTAFESGQYVRFKEDGSPGKGGKYLVVWKKVDGVYLTYLKCLNSN